A stretch of DNA from Bremerella alba:
AGAAGCAACCAAGTCTCGTTGTCGTGTGGGAAGAACAATATCAAGAATTGGCAAGAAAGCCGGTATTATTACGGACCCAGAGCTAGGCAAATACGTGACGGCACATGACCTTCGCAGATCCTACGGCACAAGGTGGGCCATGAGAGTAACCCCCGTAATGCTAAGGACTCTAATGAGACATCGAAGTATCGAAACGACAATGAAACACTACATCGACCTTGATTGCGAAAAACTAGCCGCGGAACTATGGCAACAGTTCTAGTGAGCGGAAGTGCGTACTTCGTGTAGGAACGATCCGAGTGTGTCAGGTAGTACACTTCTAACCTGATATTGCCTAAGCAACGAATCAACATCCGTGATAAGCGAATTGTCAGAATCACTGTTGAAGCTGGAGACTACGATAAGTCGAGAGTCATTTGGCTTCTTAAGTCCGTTCTTGTAGACCTGATCCCCTTCCATGGCTAATTCCATCGCTGAATCCATGGCAGTCTTGTCGCGGGCAGAGAACTCTTTTGTCACGACAAGGTTGAATACACCATTTTGGTACCCGTAAGGAACTGAAAGCTTACGCCGTAGGATAGGCACAGTGATTTCAAAATCTAACTTCGCTCGCCTCTGAATAGCGAGTTCTCGAAAGGTTGCGTCCAGTTCTGGGAAATGAGGCTCTTGAAAGACTTCCATAGCAGCGACCTTTCTTGTCTCCTCAACTAATTCATTGAATAGACGTGCAAGATCTTCTGATGGGGTACGGACTTTTACTGGACGAGGTTCAGTTAAGCGTAATTCATTGCCAAGCGTGAGTGCAAAGTTATTCAAATCTTCAACACTTGCGAAAGATTGGCGATCGTGAACAAAACGGTTAGCAAGTGAATTTTTTGCTGCGGTTAATGCGGCTACCTTAAGCTCGCCAGTTTTCACGAGTTTTTTAGCACGTGAATTGTTCGACGACATACGTGCTTGAAGAAATCCAGCGTCAGGACAAAACAGGACAATACCGACGTTCACGACTTCCATTCGTGAATAGTCAGGACAGAACTGAACTAAACTGTAATAACCTTTAACCGGCGTTGTTGTCTGTTTAATCATGGTACTTCTACCAAACGCTAACTCTTGTCAAATAACTGATTGGGCCAACAGATTTTCCTAATACTAGGCAGAATCGTATCAGCGACATAAACCGCTCGTTGAACCAGCAATCTCACTAAAGCATCGCGAGTCTCGGAATCAATGTCCCATTCGCGAGGGATCTTGTTCACTACTCCTCTAATCATATTCTGATCGACCTCAGAAAGCTTCTCAATTGCTTCAATAACGAATTCTTCTCTTATCAACTCCCGGAAACCTGGGAATATTCCGTACACCCCATCAGCTTGAATGCGGTCGATATAGCCAATACTAGGGTTTAGAGCGGATCCACGGGCCAGGCAATGTGAGTGATCCATTGCAATCAAGCGAATGCTACCGTCGCTGGCATCCGGTACGTTCTCCAAGAAAAC
This window harbors:
- a CDS encoding HipA family kinase, with protein sequence MGTSRVQTDCGLAFIKAMNNPQGPHPLACELLGTELARWMGLPTFEFAVLDLSGEDAAMVRFANGNFAVAGPAFITKAAGGYPWGGSSSELKHLVNVSDISRLVVFDTWVLNWDRYPPEDSGKTQNLSNVFLENVPDASDGSIRLIAMDHSHCLARGSALNPSIGYIDRIQADGVYGIFPGFRELIREEFVIEAIEKLSEVDQNMIRGVVNKIPREWDIDSETRDALVRLLVQRAVYVADTILPSIRKICWPNQLFDKS
- a CDS encoding DUF3037 domain-containing protein, with translation MIKQTTTPVKGYYSLVQFCPDYSRMEVVNVGIVLFCPDAGFLQARMSSNNSRAKKLVKTGELKVAALTAAKNSLANRFVHDRQSFASVEDLNNFALTLGNELRLTEPRPVKVRTPSEDLARLFNELVEETRKVAAMEVFQEPHFPELDATFRELAIQRRAKLDFEITVPILRRKLSVPYGYQNGVFNLVVTKEFSARDKTAMDSAMELAMEGDQVYKNGLKKPNDSRLIVVSSFNSDSDNSLITDVDSLLRQYQVRSVLPDTLGSFLHEVRTSAH